A window of the bacterium genome harbors these coding sequences:
- a CDS encoding 3-deoxy-7-phosphoheptulonate synthase: protein MGFEYLRKIPTPAEILQEMPLDVALKKIKLNRDKEIRAIFERTSDKFLIIIGPCSADNEDAVCEYVNRLARLQEKVADRLLLIPRIYTNKPRTTGAGYKGMVHQPDPNDSPNIVEGLKAIRKLHLRSLRESHLPAADEMLYPANYPYLEDVLSYVAIGARSVENQQHRLTVSGLDIPIGMKNPTSGDLNVMLNSIQAAQLPHIFIYTGWEVRTSGNPLAHAVLRGAFNQYGQAIPNYHYEDLIRCAELYQKRELANPTIIVDTNHSNSAKQYQEQPRIAMEVLHSAKNSSTLRKMVKGLMIESYLVDGAQDAPGTVYGQSITDPCLGWETTERLLFDIAEYLATF, encoded by the coding sequence ATGGGATTCGAATATTTACGTAAAATCCCGACTCCAGCGGAAATCTTGCAAGAGATGCCGCTCGATGTCGCGCTAAAAAAAATCAAACTGAACCGGGATAAAGAAATCCGGGCGATTTTCGAACGAACAAGTGATAAATTCCTGATTATCATTGGTCCGTGTTCTGCGGATAACGAAGATGCGGTCTGCGAATATGTTAACCGTCTTGCACGATTGCAGGAGAAAGTAGCTGACCGCCTGCTACTTATCCCACGAATATATACCAATAAACCACGCACGACCGGCGCAGGATATAAAGGGATGGTTCACCAGCCGGATCCGAACGATTCGCCGAATATCGTTGAAGGATTGAAAGCGATTCGGAAACTGCATCTACGGTCATTGCGGGAATCGCATCTCCCCGCAGCGGATGAAATGCTCTATCCGGCGAATTATCCTTATTTAGAAGATGTGTTGAGTTATGTCGCGATTGGCGCTAGGTCGGTTGAAAACCAGCAGCATCGGTTAACCGTTAGCGGACTGGATATCCCGATTGGAATGAAGAACCCGACCAGCGGTGATTTGAACGTTATGCTGAACTCGATACAAGCGGCGCAACTTCCGCATATTTTCATTTATACCGGCTGGGAAGTTCGTACCAGTGGGAATCCGTTAGCGCATGCGGTGCTACGCGGTGCGTTCAATCAATATGGACAAGCGATTCCGAACTATCATTATGAAGATTTAATCCGGTGCGCTGAACTCTATCAGAAACGGGAACTCGCGAATCCAACCATCATCGTTGATACCAACCATTCGAATTCGGCGAAACAGTATCAGGAACAACCACGAATCGCTATGGAAGTTTTGCATAGCGCAAAGAATTCGTCGACGCTCCGCAAAATGGTTAAAGGATTGATGATTGAAAGTTATCTGGTTGATGGTGCGCAAGATGCTCCCGGCACAGTTTACGGGCAATCAATCACCGACCCTTGTCTCGGCTGGGAAACTACGGAACGACTTCTGTTCGATATTGCCGAATATTTAGCTACTTTTTAA
- a CDS encoding response regulator, whose product MTKQKLFVVWMFIVLLWNIGYPQGIVATVNPNLANQVKSRGFWSDIIDTLTNMSVEGKIDLRLFAIFFILLLLGVLYIFKLNQKLDRSQKALAKELEERKKILEELRIAKEAAEEANKAKSQFLAKMSHELRTPLNAIIGYSEMLQEEAQDIGQTDFIPDLKKINSAGKHLLALINDILDLSKIEAGKMELFLETFDVRNVIEDVITTSKPLIDKNSNTLSLQVSGDLGTMRADMTKFRQILFNLISNASKFTEKGNITLTVSRETFNYQDWISVTVADTGIGMTPEQLQKLFKEFSQADSSTTRKYGGTGLGLVISKRFCEMMGGTISVESEAGKGTKFTVRIPAEVAPTESKPKPTPTPPSVKPQPEPVPVVQPQETILAIDDDPEVLELMRRFLEKEGYRVVTASSGEEGLKLAEQVKPKVITLDVMMPHIDGWQVLSAIKANPAIADIPVIMLTMVDEKNIGYALGATDYLMKPVEKEQLVSILRRYRCEHPPCPVLVVEDDPATREMISRMLLKEGWKVFTAENGRVALMQLEQTIPALILLDLMMPEMDGFEFLAELRKQQKWQSIPVVVITAKDLSHQDRQRLEGSVQRILQKGDYGKEDLLREIKNQVLAVGKLKSK is encoded by the coding sequence ATGACCAAACAAAAATTATTCGTTGTATGGATGTTCATCGTTCTGTTGTGGAATATCGGTTATCCGCAGGGTATCGTTGCTACGGTAAATCCGAATTTAGCGAATCAAGTTAAATCGAGGGGATTCTGGTCAGATATTATCGACACGTTAACCAATATGTCGGTTGAAGGAAAGATAGATTTACGGCTATTCGCTATCTTTTTCATTCTTTTACTGCTCGGAGTTCTCTATATATTCAAGCTGAACCAGAAACTCGACCGGTCACAAAAAGCGTTAGCGAAAGAATTGGAGGAACGGAAAAAAATCTTAGAAGAACTGCGGATTGCGAAAGAAGCTGCGGAAGAAGCGAATAAAGCGAAAAGCCAGTTTCTCGCGAAAATGAGTCATGAACTGCGGACGCCACTGAATGCGATTATTGGATATAGCGAAATGTTGCAGGAAGAAGCACAAGATATCGGGCAAACTGATTTCATTCCCGACCTGAAAAAAATCAATTCTGCGGGGAAACATCTGCTTGCGTTAATCAATGATATCCTTGATTTGTCGAAAATAGAAGCCGGGAAAATGGAATTGTTTCTGGAAACGTTTGATGTGCGGAATGTGATTGAAGATGTCATAACCACCTCGAAACCGCTGATCGATAAGAACTCAAATACGTTATCCTTGCAAGTTTCCGGAGACCTCGGAACGATGCGCGCAGATATGACTAAGTTCCGCCAGATACTGTTTAATCTCATCAGTAACGCAAGTAAGTTTACGGAAAAAGGGAACATAACGTTAACGGTTTCTCGGGAAACGTTCAATTATCAAGATTGGATAAGTGTAACGGTAGCGGATACCGGTATCGGGATGACACCGGAACAACTGCAGAAATTGTTTAAGGAATTCTCGCAAGCGGATTCGTCAACCACACGGAAATATGGCGGAACAGGGCTAGGGTTAGTTATCAGCAAACGGTTCTGCGAAATGATGGGCGGAACGATATCGGTAGAAAGTGAAGCGGGAAAAGGAACAAAGTTTACCGTTCGTATTCCGGCAGAAGTTGCGCCAACTGAATCAAAGCCGAAACCAACCCCAACACCACCGTCGGTGAAACCTCAACCTGAGCCGGTTCCGGTAGTTCAACCGCAAGAGACTATCCTAGCGATTGATGACGACCCGGAAGTGCTGGAGTTAATGCGCCGGTTTCTCGAGAAAGAAGGGTATCGTGTCGTAACGGCATCAAGCGGAGAAGAAGGATTGAAACTCGCGGAACAGGTTAAACCGAAAGTTATCACGCTGGACGTAATGATGCCGCATATAGATGGATGGCAGGTGTTAAGCGCTATTAAAGCGAATCCGGCGATAGCGGATATTCCGGTCATCATGTTAACGATGGTAGATGAGAAGAATATCGGCTATGCGCTTGGTGCAACCGATTATTTAATGAAACCGGTGGAAAAAGAGCAACTGGTTTCGATTCTCCGGAGATACCGTTGTGAGCATCCGCCATGTCCGGTGCTGGTCGTTGAAGATGACCCGGCTACGCGGGAGATGATTTCCCGCATGTTGTTGAAAGAAGGATGGAAAGTATTCACTGCAGAAAACGGGCGGGTTGCGTTAATGCAGTTAGAACAGACTATTCCGGCATTAATTCTGCTGGATTTAATGATGCCGGAAATGGACGGATTCGAATTTTTAGCGGAACTACGGAAACAACAGAAATGGCAGTCGATTCCCGTTGTCGTTATCACCGCAAAAGATTTATCGCACCAGGACCGTCAGCGATTAGAAGGGTCGGTACAACGGATTTTGCAAAAAGGTGATTATGGAAAAGAAGATTTACTGCGAGAAATCAAGAACCAAGTATTAGCTGTTGGTAAATTAAAATCAAAATGA
- a CDS encoding DUF1343 domain-containing protein — protein MNIILTLVIIFFSLIQYSLGEPEFMPRKSEQTDVLGNVYPGLDVLLERDCAPLAGKRVGLITNHTALSRNGIHAIELLFSNKTCKLVALFSPEHGLTGTADEAVESGKDTRTGLPVYSLYGRTRKPTPEMLKGIDVLVFDMQDIGCRFYTYIATMAHCMEAAKENKIKFIVLDRPNPIGGLKVEGAIPPKELCGQFTCIYPIATRHGMTIGELALMFNDYFGIGCDLEVIPMKNWQRWMYYDQTGLLWVNPSPNMKTLNGAILYPGPGTLETTILSPGRGTDRPFEMYGAPYIDSRKLAENLANRNIPGVRFVPYTFVPTAKYHQFKDQTCYGVFAIITDRDKLNSVLAGLHLAQAIYETAPDKFKARDGFKTETGDPETWKMLAEQKLTPEEIIKKWQPALDKFIQVRKKYLLY, from the coding sequence ATGAACATTATACTAACGCTCGTTATCATATTCTTTTCACTCATTCAATATAGTTTAGGAGAACCAGAATTTATGCCTCGTAAATCTGAACAAACCGATGTATTAGGTAATGTATATCCCGGATTAGATGTACTGCTTGAAAGAGATTGCGCGCCACTTGCTGGGAAACGGGTCGGGCTAATAACCAATCATACCGCATTATCCCGAAACGGAATCCACGCTATCGAATTGTTGTTTAGCAATAAAACCTGCAAGTTAGTCGCATTATTCAGTCCGGAACATGGGCTGACCGGAACCGCTGATGAAGCGGTTGAATCGGGAAAAGATACCCGAACTGGTCTACCGGTATATAGTCTTTACGGGAGAACACGCAAACCGACTCCGGAGATGCTTAAAGGAATTGATGTACTGGTATTCGATATGCAGGATATCGGCTGCCGGTTTTATACCTATATTGCGACTATGGCGCATTGTATGGAAGCGGCGAAAGAAAATAAGATTAAATTTATCGTACTCGACCGACCGAATCCGATTGGCGGATTGAAAGTTGAAGGAGCTATCCCACCGAAAGAACTCTGCGGTCAATTTACCTGCATTTATCCGATAGCAACTCGGCATGGGATGACTATCGGTGAACTAGCGCTGATGTTCAATGATTATTTCGGTATCGGTTGCGATTTAGAAGTTATCCCGATGAAAAACTGGCAGCGGTGGATGTATTACGACCAGACCGGATTACTCTGGGTTAATCCCAGCCCGAATATGAAAACATTAAACGGTGCAATTTTATATCCTGGTCCCGGAACATTAGAAACCACGATATTATCTCCTGGCCGTGGGACGGATAGACCGTTTGAGATGTATGGTGCACCGTATATTGATAGTCGGAAACTTGCGGAGAACCTCGCGAACCGAAATATCCCAGGAGTGCGGTTTGTTCCTTATACTTTCGTTCCGACGGCAAAATATCATCAGTTTAAAGACCAGACCTGCTATGGTGTTTTTGCGATAATCACCGACCGGGATAAACTGAATTCAGTTCTTGCTGGATTACATTTAGCGCAAGCGATTTATGAAACTGCACCGGATAAATTTAAAGCGCGAGACGGGTTTAAAACCGAAACTGGCGACCCAGAAACCTGGAAGATGCTAGCGGAACAAAAGCTAACTCCGGAAGAAATCATAAAAAAATGGCAGCCAGCGTTAGATAAATTTATTCAAGTGCGGAAAAAATATCTGCTATATTAA
- a CDS encoding HDIG domain-containing protein — MTREEGWELVCAHVQNKNLRKHMLATEAVLKSLAQRLNEPVEIWSFCGLVHDIDVEKTDADQHTLVTAQILQEKGVAPEIIHAIKAHNQKVPIESKLDRALFATDSLTGLIVACALIHPDKKLKSINPQFVLNRFAEKRFAAGARREDIQTCTELGLTLEQFIDLALTAMQQIDQELGL, encoded by the coding sequence ATGACTCGAGAAGAAGGATGGGAGTTGGTTTGCGCGCATGTACAGAATAAGAATCTGCGCAAACATATGCTAGCAACAGAAGCGGTATTAAAATCGCTGGCGCAACGGTTGAATGAACCGGTAGAAATCTGGTCATTCTGCGGGTTAGTCCATGATATCGATGTTGAGAAAACCGATGCTGACCAGCATACGCTGGTAACTGCGCAGATTTTGCAAGAGAAAGGCGTTGCGCCGGAAATCATCCATGCGATTAAAGCGCATAACCAGAAAGTCCCTATCGAAAGCAAACTTGACCGCGCATTATTCGCTACTGATTCGTTAACCGGTCTAATCGTCGCTTGCGCATTAATTCATCCGGATAAAAAGCTGAAATCAATCAATCCGCAGTTTGTTCTGAACCGATTCGCTGAAAAACGTTTCGCTGCCGGCGCTCGTCGTGAAGATATCCAGACCTGTACGGAACTTGGATTAACGTTAGAGCAGTTCATCGACCTCGCATTAACCGCTATGCAGCAGATTGATCAAGAGTTGGGATTATAA
- a CDS encoding alkaline phosphatase family protein: MVKPLQRFILLSGIISLLSIIPITTAVAQEEPRSFDQRTYGQRTADQRPRFSPEERFKQMDRNGDGKLTESEFPRPEFFQQIDKNNDGSVTLAEFMEAMAQFRGRRQRESTDTTAQDTTPTPIITPIIREPRVFPKNVILISWDGLDRSVVNELLEKRELINLARLIREGSIQEIEVVGHLTCTKPSHAEMLTGLSADQTGVYSNTKFQPIPEGYTIFERLQNHFGGKDKIRTIMVTGKLAHVGARGPEEVQKSLNQKKKKAKQQADSQVPTGVDATIVSVKGEPFYLTKNHLDICDIAQRNADEVGTLSLKYLAQDTQTRFFAFLHFSDPDHAGHRFGIDSKEYRDAAIACDEQLGKILTYLKEQRIYNQTLMYVMTDHGFDEHSKSHRFAPHSWLVTNDKKVTRGGIIADVPATIMVRFGIDISKLEPKLIGTELTGAPREIKPSDYVQPAKKQTEPQPQNQQKQLTVEERFKKFDTNADGKLTAAEFPRPKVFKQMDADNDGSITFNEMKVYQLNKQAAKSTTTYSTTTTVP, from the coding sequence ATGGTTAAACCGTTGCAGCGTTTTATCTTACTTTCAGGAATAATCTCTCTACTCAGTATAATTCCAATCACGACCGCAGTTGCGCAAGAAGAACCGCGTTCATTTGACCAGCGAACTTACGGGCAGCGAACAGCTGACCAGCGGCCGCGATTCTCGCCGGAAGAACGGTTCAAACAGATGGATAGAAATGGCGATGGGAAACTGACTGAAAGCGAATTCCCGCGACCGGAATTTTTTCAACAGATTGATAAGAATAATGATGGTTCAGTAACCCTAGCGGAATTTATGGAAGCGATGGCGCAGTTCCGTGGTCGGCGTCAACGTGAGTCAACTGATACCACCGCACAGGATACTACCCCGACGCCGATAATCACCCCGATTATTCGCGAACCGCGGGTATTCCCGAAGAATGTTATCCTTATTTCCTGGGATGGCCTTGACCGGAGCGTTGTTAACGAATTATTGGAGAAAAGAGAACTAATCAATCTGGCGCGATTGATTCGCGAAGGGTCAATCCAGGAGATAGAAGTTGTCGGACATTTAACCTGTACAAAACCGAGCCATGCGGAAATGTTAACCGGATTAAGCGCAGACCAGACCGGAGTATATTCGAATACTAAATTCCAGCCGATTCCAGAAGGATATACGATTTTCGAACGGTTACAGAACCATTTCGGCGGGAAAGATAAAATCCGAACGATTATGGTTACCGGGAAACTAGCGCATGTTGGCGCTCGTGGTCCGGAAGAAGTGCAGAAATCACTTAACCAGAAGAAAAAGAAAGCGAAACAACAAGCTGACTCGCAAGTTCCTACCGGTGTAGATGCTACGATTGTTAGTGTTAAAGGGGAACCGTTCTATTTAACGAAAAACCATCTTGATATCTGCGATATAGCGCAGCGGAATGCGGATGAAGTCGGTACATTATCATTAAAATATTTAGCACAGGATACCCAAACGCGGTTTTTCGCATTTTTACATTTTTCTGACCCAGACCATGCCGGACATAGGTTCGGAATTGATAGTAAAGAATATCGGGATGCAGCGATTGCCTGCGATGAACAGCTCGGGAAGATTCTAACTTATCTGAAAGAACAACGGATATATAACCAGACCTTGATGTATGTTATGACCGACCATGGATTTGATGAACATAGCAAATCGCATCGGTTCGCTCCGCATTCTTGGCTGGTAACTAATGATAAAAAGGTCACTCGCGGTGGGATTATCGCTGATGTACCGGCAACAATTATGGTTCGATTTGGAATCGATATCAGCAAACTGGAGCCGAAACTTATCGGGACAGAATTGACTGGCGCACCACGGGAAATTAAACCGTCAGACTATGTTCAACCAGCTAAAAAACAGACGGAACCGCAACCGCAAAACCAGCAGAAACAATTAACGGTTGAAGAACGGTTCAAAAAATTTGATACGAACGCTGATGGTAAATTGACCGCAGCAGAATTTCCACGCCCGAAAGTATTCAAACAAATGGACGCTGATAACGACGGAAGTATAACGTTTAACGAGATGAAGGTATACCAATTGAATAAACAAGCAGCAAAATCTACTACCACTTATTCGACCACCACCACGGTTCCATAA
- a CDS encoding response regulator yields the protein MKKELGKLLVVDDNEMNRDMLSRRLKRLGHTVEVAVDGKQALEMTATQSFDLILLDIMMPEISGIEVLKKLREKYTIAELPIIMVTAKDQSEDIVEALNLGANDYVTKPIDFPVVNARVQTQLTLKRLAELKDEFLRIASHDLKNPLTGIIGYTSLLNSMLAPIEQVPAELKNSISRVANLAQMMKRIITDFLDFQAMEDGQMKLEPVSFDINDIARMAVINNFDYAKSKEIEMLDEIPSTPIQVHADQYRIQQVIENFVSNAIKFGEKGSKVTVRTRIESEKALVEVSDTGPGLKDEDMQKLFVKYARLSNKPTGGEKSSGLGLAICKKIIELHQGEIGARNNPDKGATFWFALPLPKSPE from the coding sequence ATGAAAAAAGAGCTCGGTAAACTACTGGTCGTAGATGATAATGAAATGAATCGGGATATGTTATCCCGACGGTTGAAACGTCTCGGGCATACGGTTGAAGTTGCGGTTGATGGGAAACAAGCGCTCGAAATGACCGCAACGCAATCATTCGATTTGATTCTGCTCGATATTATGATGCCGGAAATTAGCGGAATTGAAGTATTAAAAAAACTCCGGGAGAAATATACCATTGCTGAACTTCCGATTATTATGGTAACGGCAAAAGACCAATCGGAAGATATCGTTGAAGCGCTGAATCTCGGTGCGAATGATTATGTAACGAAACCGATAGATTTCCCGGTGGTCAACGCTCGGGTACAAACCCAATTGACGTTAAAACGACTTGCGGAATTAAAAGATGAATTTCTGCGTATCGCCAGTCATGATTTAAAAAATCCGTTAACCGGAATCATCGGGTATACTTCGTTACTGAACTCCATGCTCGCTCCGATTGAACAGGTTCCTGCGGAATTGAAGAATTCGATTAGCCGAGTAGCGAACCTTGCGCAGATGATGAAACGGATTATCACCGATTTCCTCGATTTCCAAGCGATGGAAGATGGCCAGATGAAACTTGAACCCGTATCGTTCGATATCAACGATATAGCGCGCATGGCGGTAATCAATAATTTCGATTATGCGAAAAGTAAAGAGATTGAAATGTTGGATGAAATTCCTTCAACTCCAATACAAGTTCATGCTGACCAATATCGAATTCAGCAGGTGATTGAGAATTTCGTTAGTAACGCGATTAAATTTGGTGAAAAAGGGAGTAAGGTTACTGTTCGCACTCGAATTGAATCCGAAAAAGCTCTTGTTGAAGTCAGCGATACTGGTCCGGGACTAAAAGATGAAGATATGCAGAAATTGTTTGTTAAATACGCTCGATTAAGTAATAAACCAACTGGCGGTGAAAAAAGTTCCGGACTAGGTTTAGCGATTTGTAAGAAAATTATCGAGTTACATCAGGGAGAAATCGGTGCACGGAATAATCCGGATAAAGGCGCAACCTTCTGGTTCGCACTTCCCTTACCAAAATCTCCTGAGTAA
- a CDS encoding response regulator, with translation MVKILLVEDDEMNRDMLQRRLERRGYTIVVASDGEQALRMVKQESPDLILMDMSMPVMDGWQATRLLKSDETTKHIPILGLSAHAMVSDREKALDAGCDDYDTKPIDLTRLLEKIQNLLNRSTDRNNGI, from the coding sequence ATGGTAAAAATTCTTCTTGTTGAAGATGATGAAATGAATCGGGATATGCTGCAACGGCGGTTAGAACGGCGTGGGTATACCATCGTTGTTGCGAGCGATGGCGAGCAGGCGCTCCGGATGGTGAAACAAGAATCGCCGGATTTGATTTTAATGGATATGAGTATGCCGGTGATGGATGGCTGGCAAGCAACGAGACTACTCAAATCCGATGAAACAACGAAACATATCCCGATACTCGGCTTATCAGCGCATGCAATGGTTTCCGACCGTGAGAAAGCGCTTGATGCTGGATGCGATGATTATGATACCAAACCGATAGATTTAACACGATTACTGGAAAAAATCCAGAACTTACTCAATCGTTCAACAGATAGGAACAATGGTATATGA
- a CDS encoding zf-HC2 domain-containing protein, whose product MNCQHIKLKLQDYLDGDLSPKLRHEIADHLRTCASCQAEYLELARVGELARHEPLPIPPADAPYWDSAWQKIAQRIATQPQGIGMFERFWEILRAQFQIARLAYTAAVFCFGLILGGYLFQPKPIAPQQIVTVKPIEKTVIQYQEVPKLIEKPKYRVRYVILEPAKESVPLSPPATNGSAASVIAVATPTAEPAPDLLTRQQIEQMQKELQKSFDEFNVDKQIAQILGKS is encoded by the coding sequence ATGAACTGCCAGCATATAAAACTTAAACTCCAGGATTATCTTGATGGCGATTTATCCCCGAAATTACGACATGAAATCGCCGACCATCTGCGAACCTGTGCTTCCTGTCAAGCGGAATATCTGGAATTAGCGCGAGTCGGTGAACTCGCGCGACACGAACCGCTCCCGATACCGCCAGCGGATGCACCCTATTGGGATTCCGCTTGGCAGAAAATTGCACAGCGGATAGCTACCCAACCGCAAGGTATCGGGATGTTCGAACGATTCTGGGAAATTCTGCGGGCGCAGTTCCAGATTGCGCGACTGGCATATACCGCAGCTGTATTCTGTTTCGGGTTAATCCTTGGCGGGTATCTGTTCCAGCCGAAACCAATCGCACCACAACAAATCGTTACGGTTAAACCGATTGAAAAAACGGTTATCCAATATCAGGAAGTGCCGAAATTGATTGAAAAACCGAAATATCGGGTTCGATATGTTATTCTCGAACCGGCGAAAGAATCTGTTCCGCTATCACCGCCAGCGACCAATGGCTCCGCTGCGTCGGTTATCGCCGTCGCGACACCGACTGCGGAACCGGCACCGGATCTGTTGACTCGACAGCAGATTGAACAGATGCAGAAAGAGTTGCAGAAATCGTTTGACGAATTTAATGTTGATAAACAAATTGCGCAAATCCTTGGGAAAAGTTAA
- a CDS encoding sigma-70 family RNA polymerase sigma factor, which yields MAEQEFARSELDLIRRSQQGDTAAFGELYERYKLAVYQLAYRLMRNPADADELMQESFVRAYRYLRRYNAQYSFYTWLRTIVLNLGRDWLRKQKSQSTGLESFTSDQPGMSEPNENIDQLANRQLIHQAISELSEQQRLSFILFEIEGLTLEEISVQLNCSVGTVKTHLHRARSQLRNKLKELVT from the coding sequence GTGGCAGAACAAGAATTTGCCCGAAGTGAACTAGATTTAATCCGACGAAGTCAGCAGGGTGATACTGCAGCGTTCGGCGAACTGTATGAACGGTATAAGCTTGCGGTGTATCAGCTTGCATATCGGCTGATGCGAAACCCGGCGGATGCAGATGAATTGATGCAGGAGAGTTTCGTTCGTGCGTATCGGTATTTGCGGCGGTATAATGCACAGTATTCATTTTATACCTGGTTACGAACCATTGTGCTTAACCTCGGTCGGGATTGGCTCCGAAAACAGAAATCGCAATCCACGGGATTAGAATCGTTTACGAGCGACCAGCCGGGAATGTCTGAACCGAACGAGAATATTGACCAGCTTGCTAACCGTCAGCTTATCCATCAAGCGATAAGCGAGTTATCCGAACAACAGCGGTTAAGTTTCATCCTGTTTGAAATTGAAGGATTAACCTTGGAAGAGATATCAGTTCAATTAAACTGTTCCGTTGGCACGGTGAAAACGCATCTACATCGCGCTCGGAGTCAACTGCGAAATAAACTGAAAGAACTGGTTACCTAG
- a CDS encoding S8 family peptidase: MNHRNKIIMLFTILISICLWWIGVAGAQPNGKYIVVFEKPIPDEVKSGLIQNAGGTVVKHLRLINGSAVVLPNDTVKSALAKRAEIKRIDDDIVFYATGKPQPPPPPAQVIPWGIATVRAPAAWSISKGTAVKVAIMDTGIDLTHPDLKANIKGGINTIKPGKSANDDNGHGTHVAGIVAAVNNAIGVVGVAPEVHLYAVKVLNAAGTGWLSDIIEGLQWCIDNQIKVINMSFGSNASNVSEQEAITKTYRAGITLVAAAGNDGAPNSVDYPGAYPEVIAVSALDANLNLASFSSYGPEVDITAPGAQIYSTYKKSEYTTMSGTSMATPHVTGVVALRLAQYPNQSPAEIKSVLQTTATNLGLSAEKQGAGLVNAEAVVQYPLFFFANANPNWANEPLFR; this comes from the coding sequence ATGAACCACCGCAATAAAATAATAATGTTGTTCACAATATTAATCAGTATATGTTTATGGTGGATTGGAGTAGCGGGAGCGCAGCCGAATGGGAAATATATTGTCGTGTTTGAGAAACCGATACCTGATGAAGTTAAATCCGGTCTGATACAAAATGCTGGCGGAACGGTAGTCAAACATCTGCGGTTGATTAACGGTAGCGCAGTGGTATTACCGAACGATACGGTTAAATCTGCGCTCGCAAAACGCGCTGAAATTAAACGGATTGATGACGATATTGTATTCTATGCGACAGGAAAACCACAACCACCGCCACCACCGGCACAGGTTATCCCGTGGGGTATCGCTACGGTGCGAGCGCCTGCAGCGTGGTCGATTAGTAAAGGAACTGCGGTTAAAGTAGCGATTATGGATACTGGGATAGATTTAACGCATCCGGACTTGAAAGCGAACATTAAAGGCGGAATTAATACTATCAAACCCGGAAAATCCGCTAATGATGATAATGGGCACGGAACCCATGTTGCGGGTATCGTAGCTGCGGTGAATAACGCTATCGGCGTGGTTGGAGTAGCGCCGGAAGTGCATCTGTATGCGGTGAAAGTGCTTAACGCTGCTGGAACCGGCTGGTTATCTGATATCATTGAAGGATTGCAATGGTGTATCGATAACCAGATTAAGGTTATCAATATGAGTTTCGGGAGCAATGCGTCGAATGTATCTGAACAGGAAGCGATAACGAAAACATATCGTGCCGGAATAACGTTAGTAGCCGCTGCTGGGAATGACGGAGCGCCGAATAGCGTCGATTATCCGGGTGCATATCCGGAAGTTATCGCTGTTTCCGCACTCGATGCGAATCTGAATTTAGCGAGTTTTAGTAGTTACGGACCGGAAGTAGATATCACTGCACCGGGCGCACAAATATATTCGACGTATAAAAAATCCGAATATACCACGATGTCCGGAACCTCGATGGCTACTCCGCATGTTACCGGCGTAGTAGCATTACGACTAGCACAGTATCCGAACCAATCACCGGCAGAAATTAAATCCGTTCTTCAGACAACGGCAACGAATTTAGGATTATCCGCAGAGAAACAAGGTGCAGGGTTGGTTAATGCGGAAGCGGTAGTTCAATATCCGCTGTTCTTCTTTGCGAATGCAAATCCTAATTGGGCGAATGAACCGCTTTTCCGCTAA